In the Sarcophilus harrisii chromosome 1, mSarHar1.11, whole genome shotgun sequence genome, one interval contains:
- the USHBP1 gene encoding Usher syndrome type-1C protein-binding protein 1 isoform X3 encodes MPRKQAVESLEKAAASCRQQASSLPASTPPGPGEPGKADEEKSWPLQRLEELVRSWGPIGQEEGIPEQERVGYKQEALSLAEQNASLRGSLKSKEEELAQDQASLQALQDEKEKLQRQVWELHESLLKLDLSPQPPLSQESSMSRSSSPGPDGELWRAQVGPSIMAGYGIKRFCGTESSTGLFLHHCPGMKQLQNIASPGTPAPLTPELQDLDAQMEQLRRTIQRLKCFNQMMLGALQSCKGHSEGLSMQLGQREAETTALRLALQYSDQCVEAYGVLLDLRTVDTRPGPGPRAREGRTESAMAEAQRLLSEEDPAEAGLLARVYVSPEGSSVDAPTELEVAALLQGYIGRLRAHQALVKVPPEPAPRPGPGPSVLREEAIFQAMLGTQPNLELPRLEKTEIQQELATMREALADLTLKLQLVKKEKRALELRDAAHRAQGTLYLLLLEQLRWQLGQGRPHDALRSESSDSDSDSSCGAWAPGDGDQTTWLGGPRDSEDMLQELTNSLTRAQELQGQLGKLQASLEQMAQDERTQRAQCLELTNDFCKAHSALVLAFRGVQRKQEQQQQTLEQQIAQMAAQQEEELESLTQAAQALEDAGILLPWGETSL; translated from the exons ATGCCCAGGAAG CAGGCGGTTGAATCCTTGGAGAAGGCAGCAGCCTCATGTCGCCAACAAGCCTCCAGCCTCCCTGCCTCAACCCCACCAGGTCCAGGAGAGCCTGGCAAGGCTGATGAG GAGAAATCATGGCCGCTACAAAGGCTGGAGGAGCTGGTCAGGAGCTGGGGCCCCATCGGCCAAGAGGAGGGGATCCCTGAGCAGGAGAGGGTCGGCTACAAACAGGAGGCCCTGAGCCTGGCTGAGCAGAATGCCAGCCTCCGGGGCTCTCTAAAAAGCAAGGAAGAGGAGTTGGCCCAGGATCAGGCCTCCTTACAGGCCCTCCAGGACGAAAAGGAGAAGCTCCAGAGACAG GTCTGGGAGCTTCACGAATCTCTCCTGAAGCTGGACTTATCTCCTCAGCCCCCCCTTAGCCAGGAGAGCTCCATGAGCAGATCCAGCAGCCCGGGGCCAGATGGGGAGCTCTGGAGGGCCCAGGTGGGTCCCAGCATCATGGCTGGCTATGGTATCAAAAGATTCTGTGGTACTGAAAGCTCTACAGGACTCTTTCTTCACCACTGTCCTGGGATGAAG CAGCTACAAAATATCGCCAGTCCTGGGACCCCTGCACCCCTCACACCAGAGCTGCAGGACCTGGACGCCCAAATGGAGCAGCTCCGGAG GACTATCCAGAGGCTCAAATGCTTCAACCAGATGATGCTGGGGGCCCTGCAGTCCTGCAAGGGCCACTCGGAGGGGCTGAGCATGCAGCTGGGACAGAGGGAGGCCGAGACTACTGCCCTGCGCCTAGCCCTGCAATACAG TGATCAGTGCGTGGAGGCCTATGGGGTGCTGCTGGACCTGCGGACAGTGGACACGAGGCCCGGGCCAGGCCCACGGGCCAGAGAAGGCAGGACGGAGTCAGCCATGGCAGAGGCGCAGCGGCTTTTGTCTGAGGAGGATCCTGCAGAGGCTGGCCTCCTGGCTCGTGTCTATGTAAG CCCTGAGGGCAGCAGTGTAGATGCACCCACAGAACTGGAGGTAGCAGCACTCCTACAGGGTTATATTGGGAGGCTCCGGGCACACCAGGCCCTGGTGAAGGTGCCCCCCGAGCCAGCCCCCAGACCAGGCCCCGGGCCCAGTGTGCTTCGGGAGGAAGCCATCTTCCAGGCGATGCTGGGGACTCAGCCTAACCTGGAGCTGCCGCGGCTGGAAAAAACGGAGATCCAGCAGGAGCTGGCCACCATGAGG GAGGCTCTGGCAGACCTGACACTGAAGCTGCAGCTGGTGAAGAAGGAGAAGCGGGCACTGGAGCTAAGAGATGCGGCCCACCGGGCACAGGGCACTCTCTACCTCCTGCTCCTGGAGCAGCTTCGGTGGCAGCTGGGCCAAGGCAGACCCCACGATGCCCTCCGCTCGGAGAGCAGTGACAGTGACAGTGACAGCAGCTGTGGAGCGTGG GCTCCCGGAGATGGGGACCAGACCACCTGGCTAGGGGGACCACGGGACTCAGAGGACATGCTGCAGGAACTTACCAATTCCCTGACTCG GGCCCAAGAGCTGCAAGGACAGCTGGGGAAGCTACAAGCTTCACTGGAACAGATGGCTCAGGATGAGCGGACCCAGAGAGCCCAGTGTTTGGAGCTTACCAATGACTTCTGCAAGGCCCATAG TGCCCTGGTGCTGGCCTTCCGGGGAGTCCAGCGgaagcaggagcagcag
- the USHBP1 gene encoding Usher syndrome type-1C protein-binding protein 1 isoform X2, producing the protein MSSRATRPRSRRGRAPPPGELDPVVESTEEAEAAGSSAGPEVPRLPPEESRTEHPVTLAEQSNEGARPQLEEHRDGQISSEPSSHLTSGKLPHSPPSQFHQPSGEDAQEGPNLYLALQQAVESLEKAAASCRQQASSLPASTPPGPGEPGKADEEKSWPLQRLEELVRSWGPIGQEEGIPEQERVGYKQEALSLAEQNASLRGSLKSKEEELAQDQASLQALQDEKEKLQRQVWELHESLLKLDLSPQPPLSQESSMSRSSSPGPDGELWRAQQLQNIASPGTPAPLTPELQDLDAQMEQLRRTIQRLKCFNQMMLGALQSCKGHSEGLSMQLGQREAETTALRLALQYSDQCVEAYGVLLDLRTVDTRPGPGPRAREGRTESAMAEAQRLLSEEDPAEAGLLARVYVSPEGSSVDAPTELEVAALLQGYIGRLRAHQALVKVPPEPAPRPGPGPSVLREEAIFQAMLGTQPNLELPRLEKTEIQQELATMREALADLTLKLQLVKKEKRALELRDAAHRAQGTLYLLLLEQLRWQLGQGRPHDALRSESSDSDSDSSCGAWAPGDGDQTTWLGGPRDSEDMLQELTNSLTRAQELQGQLGKLQASLEQMAQDERTQRAQCLELTNDFCKAHSALVLAFRGVQRKQEQQQQTLEQQIAQMAAQQEEELESLTQAAQALEDAGILLPWGETSL; encoded by the exons ATGAGCAGCCGAGCTACTAGGCCCCGCAGTCGGAGGGGGAGAGCGCCGCCCCCC GGGGAGCTGGACCCTGTGGTGGAGAGCACCGAGGAGGCAGAAGCGGCGGGAAGCAGTGCTGGACCAGAGGTCCCCAGGCTGCCCCCGGAGGAGTCACGCACAGAGCACCCGGTCACCCTTGCAGAGCAGAGCAACGAAGGAGCCCGTCCACAGCTGGAGGAACACAG GGATGGGCAGATTTCCTCAGAGCCTAGCAGCCATCTGACTTCTGGAAAGCTGCCCCACTCACCCCCTTCTCAGTTCCACCAGCCCTCAGGAGAGGATGCCCAGGAAG GCCCCAACCTGTACCTGGCCCTGCAGCAGGCGGTTGAATCCTTGGAGAAGGCAGCAGCCTCATGTCGCCAACAAGCCTCCAGCCTCCCTGCCTCAACCCCACCAGGTCCAGGAGAGCCTGGCAAGGCTGATGAG GAGAAATCATGGCCGCTACAAAGGCTGGAGGAGCTGGTCAGGAGCTGGGGCCCCATCGGCCAAGAGGAGGGGATCCCTGAGCAGGAGAGGGTCGGCTACAAACAGGAGGCCCTGAGCCTGGCTGAGCAGAATGCCAGCCTCCGGGGCTCTCTAAAAAGCAAGGAAGAGGAGTTGGCCCAGGATCAGGCCTCCTTACAGGCCCTCCAGGACGAAAAGGAGAAGCTCCAGAGACAG GTCTGGGAGCTTCACGAATCTCTCCTGAAGCTGGACTTATCTCCTCAGCCCCCCCTTAGCCAGGAGAGCTCCATGAGCAGATCCAGCAGCCCGGGGCCAGATGGGGAGCTCTGGAGGGCCCAG CAGCTACAAAATATCGCCAGTCCTGGGACCCCTGCACCCCTCACACCAGAGCTGCAGGACCTGGACGCCCAAATGGAGCAGCTCCGGAG GACTATCCAGAGGCTCAAATGCTTCAACCAGATGATGCTGGGGGCCCTGCAGTCCTGCAAGGGCCACTCGGAGGGGCTGAGCATGCAGCTGGGACAGAGGGAGGCCGAGACTACTGCCCTGCGCCTAGCCCTGCAATACAG TGATCAGTGCGTGGAGGCCTATGGGGTGCTGCTGGACCTGCGGACAGTGGACACGAGGCCCGGGCCAGGCCCACGGGCCAGAGAAGGCAGGACGGAGTCAGCCATGGCAGAGGCGCAGCGGCTTTTGTCTGAGGAGGATCCTGCAGAGGCTGGCCTCCTGGCTCGTGTCTATGTAAG CCCTGAGGGCAGCAGTGTAGATGCACCCACAGAACTGGAGGTAGCAGCACTCCTACAGGGTTATATTGGGAGGCTCCGGGCACACCAGGCCCTGGTGAAGGTGCCCCCCGAGCCAGCCCCCAGACCAGGCCCCGGGCCCAGTGTGCTTCGGGAGGAAGCCATCTTCCAGGCGATGCTGGGGACTCAGCCTAACCTGGAGCTGCCGCGGCTGGAAAAAACGGAGATCCAGCAGGAGCTGGCCACCATGAGG GAGGCTCTGGCAGACCTGACACTGAAGCTGCAGCTGGTGAAGAAGGAGAAGCGGGCACTGGAGCTAAGAGATGCGGCCCACCGGGCACAGGGCACTCTCTACCTCCTGCTCCTGGAGCAGCTTCGGTGGCAGCTGGGCCAAGGCAGACCCCACGATGCCCTCCGCTCGGAGAGCAGTGACAGTGACAGTGACAGCAGCTGTGGAGCGTGG GCTCCCGGAGATGGGGACCAGACCACCTGGCTAGGGGGACCACGGGACTCAGAGGACATGCTGCAGGAACTTACCAATTCCCTGACTCG GGCCCAAGAGCTGCAAGGACAGCTGGGGAAGCTACAAGCTTCACTGGAACAGATGGCTCAGGATGAGCGGACCCAGAGAGCCCAGTGTTTGGAGCTTACCAATGACTTCTGCAAGGCCCATAG TGCCCTGGTGCTGGCCTTCCGGGGAGTCCAGCGgaagcaggagcagcag
- the USHBP1 gene encoding Usher syndrome type-1C protein-binding protein 1 isoform X1 translates to MSSRATRPRSRRGRAPPPGELDPVVESTEEAEAAGSSAGPEVPRLPPEESRTEHPVTLAEQSNEGARPQLEEHRDGQISSEPSSHLTSGKLPHSPPSQFHQPSGEDAQEGPNLYLALQQAVESLEKAAASCRQQASSLPASTPPGPGEPGKADEEKSWPLQRLEELVRSWGPIGQEEGIPEQERVGYKQEALSLAEQNASLRGSLKSKEEELAQDQASLQALQDEKEKLQRQVWELHESLLKLDLSPQPPLSQESSMSRSSSPGPDGELWRAQVGPSIMAGYGIKRFCGTESSTGLFLHHCPGMKQLQNIASPGTPAPLTPELQDLDAQMEQLRRTIQRLKCFNQMMLGALQSCKGHSEGLSMQLGQREAETTALRLALQYSDQCVEAYGVLLDLRTVDTRPGPGPRAREGRTESAMAEAQRLLSEEDPAEAGLLARVYVSPEGSSVDAPTELEVAALLQGYIGRLRAHQALVKVPPEPAPRPGPGPSVLREEAIFQAMLGTQPNLELPRLEKTEIQQELATMREALADLTLKLQLVKKEKRALELRDAAHRAQGTLYLLLLEQLRWQLGQGRPHDALRSESSDSDSDSSCGAWAPGDGDQTTWLGGPRDSEDMLQELTNSLTRAQELQGQLGKLQASLEQMAQDERTQRAQCLELTNDFCKAHSALVLAFRGVQRKQEQQQQTLEQQIAQMAAQQEEELESLTQAAQALEDAGILLPWGETSL, encoded by the exons ATGAGCAGCCGAGCTACTAGGCCCCGCAGTCGGAGGGGGAGAGCGCCGCCCCCC GGGGAGCTGGACCCTGTGGTGGAGAGCACCGAGGAGGCAGAAGCGGCGGGAAGCAGTGCTGGACCAGAGGTCCCCAGGCTGCCCCCGGAGGAGTCACGCACAGAGCACCCGGTCACCCTTGCAGAGCAGAGCAACGAAGGAGCCCGTCCACAGCTGGAGGAACACAG GGATGGGCAGATTTCCTCAGAGCCTAGCAGCCATCTGACTTCTGGAAAGCTGCCCCACTCACCCCCTTCTCAGTTCCACCAGCCCTCAGGAGAGGATGCCCAGGAAG GCCCCAACCTGTACCTGGCCCTGCAGCAGGCGGTTGAATCCTTGGAGAAGGCAGCAGCCTCATGTCGCCAACAAGCCTCCAGCCTCCCTGCCTCAACCCCACCAGGTCCAGGAGAGCCTGGCAAGGCTGATGAG GAGAAATCATGGCCGCTACAAAGGCTGGAGGAGCTGGTCAGGAGCTGGGGCCCCATCGGCCAAGAGGAGGGGATCCCTGAGCAGGAGAGGGTCGGCTACAAACAGGAGGCCCTGAGCCTGGCTGAGCAGAATGCCAGCCTCCGGGGCTCTCTAAAAAGCAAGGAAGAGGAGTTGGCCCAGGATCAGGCCTCCTTACAGGCCCTCCAGGACGAAAAGGAGAAGCTCCAGAGACAG GTCTGGGAGCTTCACGAATCTCTCCTGAAGCTGGACTTATCTCCTCAGCCCCCCCTTAGCCAGGAGAGCTCCATGAGCAGATCCAGCAGCCCGGGGCCAGATGGGGAGCTCTGGAGGGCCCAGGTGGGTCCCAGCATCATGGCTGGCTATGGTATCAAAAGATTCTGTGGTACTGAAAGCTCTACAGGACTCTTTCTTCACCACTGTCCTGGGATGAAG CAGCTACAAAATATCGCCAGTCCTGGGACCCCTGCACCCCTCACACCAGAGCTGCAGGACCTGGACGCCCAAATGGAGCAGCTCCGGAG GACTATCCAGAGGCTCAAATGCTTCAACCAGATGATGCTGGGGGCCCTGCAGTCCTGCAAGGGCCACTCGGAGGGGCTGAGCATGCAGCTGGGACAGAGGGAGGCCGAGACTACTGCCCTGCGCCTAGCCCTGCAATACAG TGATCAGTGCGTGGAGGCCTATGGGGTGCTGCTGGACCTGCGGACAGTGGACACGAGGCCCGGGCCAGGCCCACGGGCCAGAGAAGGCAGGACGGAGTCAGCCATGGCAGAGGCGCAGCGGCTTTTGTCTGAGGAGGATCCTGCAGAGGCTGGCCTCCTGGCTCGTGTCTATGTAAG CCCTGAGGGCAGCAGTGTAGATGCACCCACAGAACTGGAGGTAGCAGCACTCCTACAGGGTTATATTGGGAGGCTCCGGGCACACCAGGCCCTGGTGAAGGTGCCCCCCGAGCCAGCCCCCAGACCAGGCCCCGGGCCCAGTGTGCTTCGGGAGGAAGCCATCTTCCAGGCGATGCTGGGGACTCAGCCTAACCTGGAGCTGCCGCGGCTGGAAAAAACGGAGATCCAGCAGGAGCTGGCCACCATGAGG GAGGCTCTGGCAGACCTGACACTGAAGCTGCAGCTGGTGAAGAAGGAGAAGCGGGCACTGGAGCTAAGAGATGCGGCCCACCGGGCACAGGGCACTCTCTACCTCCTGCTCCTGGAGCAGCTTCGGTGGCAGCTGGGCCAAGGCAGACCCCACGATGCCCTCCGCTCGGAGAGCAGTGACAGTGACAGTGACAGCAGCTGTGGAGCGTGG GCTCCCGGAGATGGGGACCAGACCACCTGGCTAGGGGGACCACGGGACTCAGAGGACATGCTGCAGGAACTTACCAATTCCCTGACTCG GGCCCAAGAGCTGCAAGGACAGCTGGGGAAGCTACAAGCTTCACTGGAACAGATGGCTCAGGATGAGCGGACCCAGAGAGCCCAGTGTTTGGAGCTTACCAATGACTTCTGCAAGGCCCATAG TGCCCTGGTGCTGGCCTTCCGGGGAGTCCAGCGgaagcaggagcagcag